The Streptomyces sp. TLI_105 DNA segment TCTCCAGGCCGAGCAGGAAGGCCATGCCGAGCAGGATCGCGGTGGCGATCATCATCCGGCCGACCTCGACGACGATCTTCGCGACGAGGACGGAGGACCGGGCGATCGGCATCGTCCGGAACCGGTCCATGACCCCCTTCTTGAAGTCGTCGTTGACGCCGGTGCCGACGGCCATGGCGATGTTCATGCCCATCATCGCCATCAGGCCGGGGGCCACGTAGTTCACGTACTCGGCCTGGTTGCCCTTGCCGGCGATCGCGCCGCCGAAGACGTACACGAACAGCAGGATGAAGATGATCGGCATCAGGACGGCGTCGAACATCGACTCCGGGTCCTGCTTGATCTGGAGGGCGTTGCGGCGGGCCAGGGCGCCGATGTGGCGGAGGTTGGCCCGCAGGCCGATCCGGCCCTCCGCGACGGGCGCGGTGCGCGGTGCGGCCGGACCCGGACCCCGGGTGCCGGCGGGGGACTTGGTGACAGTGGTCGTGCTCACGCGGCGACCTCCTCGGTGATCGCGTCGGAAAGCTCGGAGTCGGCGGTCTTCTGACCGGTGATCGCGAGGAACACCTCGTCCAGGCTGGGCAGATGGGTGCCGATGTGGGCGATGCCGAAGCCGCGCGCGCCGAGCAGGCCCACGACGGCGGTCAGCTGCTCGTCGGTGAGGATCGGCACGTACAGCACGCCCTCGTCGGGCACGACGGTCGAGCCGGCGACCCCGTCGAGGCCGGTCTCGCGCAGCGCGGCGGCCATCTCGGGCAGCCGGCCCGGGTCGGTGGGGCGGACCTTCAGGGTCCGGCCGCCGACCTTGGCCTTGAGCTCGTCGACCCCGCCCCTGGCGATGACCCGGCCCCGGTCGATGACGGTCAGCTCGTTCGCGAGCTGCTCCGCCTCCTCCATGTACTGGGTGGTGAGCAGGACGGTCGCGCCCTCGGAGACCATGCGCTGCACCTCGTCCCACACCTCGTTGCGGGTGCGGGGGTCGAGGCCGGTGGTCGGCTCGTCCAGGTAGAGGACGGCGGGCTGCCCGATCATCGAGGCGGCGAGGTCGAGGCGGCGCCGCATGCCGCCGGAGTAGTTCATGGCCGGGCGCTTGGCGGCGTCGGTGAGGGAGAAGCGCTCCAGCATCTCGTCGGCGCGGCGGCGGGCGTCGGCGCGGGAGAGGTCGAGCAGCCGCCCGATCATGTAGAGGTTCTCCCAGCCGGACAGCTTCTCGTCGACCGAGGCGTACTGACCGGTGAGGCCGATGGTGCGGCGCAGCTGGCGGGGGTGCTTCACGACGTCGTAGCCGGCGACGGTGGCGGTCCCGGCGTCCGGGACGAGGAGGGTGGACAGGCAGCGGACGAGGGTGGTCTTCCCGGCGCCGTTGGGGCCGAGGACCCCGAGGACCGTGCCCTCCCGGACGTCCAGGTCGACCCCGTCGAGGGCCTTCGTCTCGCCGAAGTGCTTCACGAGGCCCCGGACCTCGACGGCGTTGGTGTGTGATCGCGTCATGTCCACCATGGAACACGGCGCCACCGACAATCCCCCGACAGGCGACCGACAGCCCGCCGATGGGGGATGTCGGCGGGCTGTCGGAGGTGCCGCAGTGGCTCTACGGGCCTGTCGGTCCTAGTGGAACGTGTGCTCCTCGGCGGGGAACGCCCCGCCGCCGACGTCCTCGGCGAAGGCGCGGGCGGCGTCGCCGAGCGTCTCGCGGAGGTTGGCGTACTGCTTGGTGAAGCGCGGCACCTTGCCGCCGGTCAGGCCGGCCATGTCGGTCCAGACGAGGACCTGCGCGTCGGTGCCGGCGCCGGCACCGATGCCGATGGTCGGGATGTGCAGGGAGCGGGTGACCTCGGCGGCCAGTTCGGCCGGGACGAGCTCCAGGACGACGGCGAAGGCGCCCGCGTCCTGCGCCGCCTTGGCGTCGCTGAGGAGCCGGTGGGCGGCCTCGTCGGAGCGGCCCTGCACCCGGTAGCCCATGGTGTTGACGGACTGAGGGGTGAGTCCCAGGTGGGACATGACGGGGATGCCGGCCTGGACGAGCAGCTCGGTCTGCGGCAGCGAGCGCTCGCCGCCCTCCAGCTTGATCGCGCCGACGCCCGCGTCCTTGACGAGGCGGGTGGCGTTGCGCAGGGCCTGGACGGGCCCTTCCTGGTACGAGCCGAACGGCAGGTCGCCGACGACGAGGGCGCGCTTGGTGCCCCGGACGACGGCGGCGGACAGGAACGTCATCTCGTCCATCGTGACGGGCACGGTGGTGTCGTAGCCGAGGTGACAGTTGCCCATCGAGTCGCCGACGAGGATCACCGGGATGCCGGCCTCGTCGAAGACCGACGCGGTCATCGCGTCGTAGGCGGTGAGCATGGGCCACTTCTCGCCGCGGACCTTGGCGGCGGCGATGTCGTGGACGGTGATGCGGCGCGTGCCCTTCCCTCCGTACAGCGCCTTGCTGCTGTCGGTGGGCTCTTTCCGGGCAGCCTGAAGCGTCATGGTGAACGGCTCCTCTTGTCATCTCGAGGCGCCCTGTGGCGTCCCCGGACCACGTCCATGGTGGCACTTCGCCGGGCGGGCGGGGAAGTGGGCCGGAGTGGCGCTGTTCACACCGCCGCAACGTAAAGCCTCTGCCAGTTTTTTCGATACGAGACGGTCTCGTATCGAAATTACTCTAGGGTGGTGCTCATGTCACAGCAGTCCACCGCACCCATCCCGCCCGCCGGGCCCCGCGTCCCCGAGGCCGTCCACCGGCGGCGCTGGGCCGTCCTCGGCGTCCTCATGCTCAGCCTGCTGATCGTCGTCCTCGACAACTCCATCCTGAACGTCGCGGTGAAGACGATCGCCGCCCCCGCGCCCACCGGCATCGGAGCCACCCAGAGCGAGCTGGAGTGGTCCATCAACTCCTACACGCTCGTCTTCGCCGGACTCCTCTTCACCTCCGGCCTGCTCGGCGACCGCCTCGGCCGCAAGAAGGTGCTGCTCTTCGGCATCACCGTCTTCGGCATCGGCTCCGCCCTCGCGGCCCTCTCCGGCTCCCCGGGCGAACTCATCGCCTACCGGGCCGTCATGGGCCTCGGCGCCGCGTTCGTCATGCCCGCCACGCTCGCCGTCCTCATGAACGTCTTCGAGCGCGACGAGCAGCCCAAGGCCATCGGCATCTGGGCCGGCAGCGTCGGCCTCGCCATCGCCGTCGGCCCCATCACCGGCGGCATCCTCCTCGAACACTTCTGGTGGGGATCGATCTTCCTCGTCAACGTGCCCGTGGTGCTCCTCGCCCTCGCCCTGATGCTGTGGCTCGTGCCCGACTCCCGGGACCCCCGGCCCGGCCGCATCGACATACCCGGCGTGCTGCTCTCCGTCGTCGGACTCGTCCTCCTCGTGTACGGGATCATCCGCGGCGGCGAGCTGGCGAGCTTCACCGACGTGACCGTCCTCGCCCCCGTCCTCGGCGGCCTCGCGGTCCTCGTCGTCTTCGTCCTCCACGAGCGGCGCAGCGACCACCCGGCCATCGACATGTCGTACTTCAGGAAGCCCGCGTTCTCGGCGGCCGTCGCCGCGATCGCGCTCGTCTTCTTCGCCCTCATGGGCGTGACCTTCTTCTCCGCCTTCTACCTGCAGAGCGTGCGCGGCTACACCGCGCTGGAGTCCGGGCTGCTCATCCTGCCGCTCGCCGTCGCGCAGATGGTCTTCGCGCCCCGGGCCCGCCTCGTCGTCGAACGCTTCGGCGCCCGGGCCGTCTGCACCGCCGGCATGCTGCTCGTCGCCGCCGGCCTGGCCGCCTTCGCCTTCTTCGAGGCCGACACCCCCGTCTGGGTCCTGGAGGTCGTCTTCTTCCTCCAGGGCGCGGGCATGGCGCACATCATGCCGCCGGTCACGGTCTCGATCATGCAGGCGCTGCCCCGCGAGAAGGCGGGCTCCGGCTCCGCCATCAACAACACCTTCCGGCAGGTCGGCGGCGCGCTGGGCGTGGCCGTCCTCGGCTCGGTGCTCTCCTCCACGTACCGGGGCGAGATCGAGGGGCACCTGGGCGGCGTCCCGGCGGCCCTGCGCGACACGGCGGGCGAGTCCGTCGAGGCCACGCTCGCGGTCGCGGCGAAGCTCGGCCCGGCGGGCAAGGACCTGGTCGGCCCCGCGTACACGGCCTTCCTGGACGCCATGCACGTCACGGCGACCGCCTCGGCCGCGATCGGCCTGGTCGGCGCGGTGGTCGTGGCGGCCTTCCTCCCGGGGCGGCCGGCGCCTGGAGGTACGGGTACGGGGAGGGGCGCGGCCACCGGCGAGGCCCGAGCGACGACCCCGGCCAGCCGCTAGCGCCGACCCGCACGGGCCCCGCGCCCGCGCTGGGCGCGCGCCCCTGCCAGGCGGTCCCCCGCCCGTGCGGGCCCGCGCCCCGCGCCCGTGTGGGCCCGCGCCCCCGCGCCCGTGTGGGCCCCGTGCCCCGCGCCGTGTGGGCGCGCGCCCGCCGGGGCGGTGCCCACCCGCCGTGTGGGCAGTCGTCCCGCTGGGGCGAGGGGGTCCCCCCTGCTCGAGCGAAGCCGAGAGCTTGGGGGAGGGTGGGCACACGGGACGGCGCCTTCAGCGGCGCCTCCGCGTTCCGCGCCTGGACCCGCACGGACAGCGCGGCGCGCAACGGGGTGCGGGTCAGGGCGCGGGAGCCTGGGCCCGGCAAGGGGCGCCGTTCCGTTGTGCCCACCCGTTCCGCCCCAGCGGAACGCATGCCCACAACGGGGGCGCGAGGGGTGGGGGGCGCCGCCCCGGCGGAACCGGCGCCCGCAACGGGGCGGGTGGGCACCGCCCCAGCGGAACGACTGCCCACAACGGACCGCGGGCCGCGGAACGATCGCCCACAACGGACCGCGGGCCGCGGGAGAGAATCGGGGGGCGACAGGCAGTACCCGACGAGAGGCGGAGCGCACGTGTCCCTGCAGGACAGCGGGAACCCCGAACCCCAGAAGGACGAGCCGACCCCCCCGCCGGAGGCGGCCCGGCGGGGGCGGCCGCGGTCCGAGGC contains these protein-coding regions:
- a CDS encoding ABC transporter permease; translation: MSTTTVTKSPAGTRGPGPAAPRTAPVAEGRIGLRANLRHIGALARRNALQIKQDPESMFDAVLMPIIFILLFVYVFGGAIAGKGNQAEYVNYVAPGLMAMMGMNIAMAVGTGVNDDFKKGVMDRFRTMPIARSSVLVAKIVVEVGRMMIATAILLGMAFLLGLEIHTSVLHLFAAIGLSVVFGASLMWIFILLGLTMKTAQAVQGMAMLVLMPLQFGSSIFAPPTSMPGWLEAFTDYNPLSNLADAARNLINGGPVAHSVWMTLGWSVAITVITAPLAVAKFRKKT
- a CDS encoding ATP-binding cassette domain-containing protein, whose protein sequence is MVDMTRSHTNAVEVRGLVKHFGETKALDGVDLDVREGTVLGVLGPNGAGKTTLVRCLSTLLVPDAGTATVAGYDVVKHPRQLRRTIGLTGQYASVDEKLSGWENLYMIGRLLDLSRADARRRADEMLERFSLTDAAKRPAMNYSGGMRRRLDLAASMIGQPAVLYLDEPTTGLDPRTRNEVWDEVQRMVSEGATVLLTTQYMEEAEQLANELTVIDRGRVIARGGVDELKAKVGGRTLKVRPTDPGRLPEMAAALRETGLDGVAGSTVVPDEGVLYVPILTDEQLTAVVGLLGARGFGIAHIGTHLPSLDEVFLAITGQKTADSELSDAITEEVAA
- the panB gene encoding 3-methyl-2-oxobutanoate hydroxymethyltransferase, which translates into the protein MTLQAARKEPTDSSKALYGGKGTRRITVHDIAAAKVRGEKWPMLTAYDAMTASVFDEAGIPVILVGDSMGNCHLGYDTTVPVTMDEMTFLSAAVVRGTKRALVVGDLPFGSYQEGPVQALRNATRLVKDAGVGAIKLEGGERSLPQTELLVQAGIPVMSHLGLTPQSVNTMGYRVQGRSDEAAHRLLSDAKAAQDAGAFAVVLELVPAELAAEVTRSLHIPTIGIGAGAGTDAQVLVWTDMAGLTGGKVPRFTKQYANLRETLGDAARAFAEDVGGGAFPAEEHTFH
- a CDS encoding MFS transporter produces the protein MSQQSTAPIPPAGPRVPEAVHRRRWAVLGVLMLSLLIVVLDNSILNVAVKTIAAPAPTGIGATQSELEWSINSYTLVFAGLLFTSGLLGDRLGRKKVLLFGITVFGIGSALAALSGSPGELIAYRAVMGLGAAFVMPATLAVLMNVFERDEQPKAIGIWAGSVGLAIAVGPITGGILLEHFWWGSIFLVNVPVVLLALALMLWLVPDSRDPRPGRIDIPGVLLSVVGLVLLVYGIIRGGELASFTDVTVLAPVLGGLAVLVVFVLHERRSDHPAIDMSYFRKPAFSAAVAAIALVFFALMGVTFFSAFYLQSVRGYTALESGLLILPLAVAQMVFAPRARLVVERFGARAVCTAGMLLVAAGLAAFAFFEADTPVWVLEVVFFLQGAGMAHIMPPVTVSIMQALPREKAGSGSAINNTFRQVGGALGVAVLGSVLSSTYRGEIEGHLGGVPAALRDTAGESVEATLAVAAKLGPAGKDLVGPAYTAFLDAMHVTATASAAIGLVGAVVVAAFLPGRPAPGGTGTGRGAATGEARATTPASR